The Acidobacteriota bacterium sequence TAAATCGAAAGTGAGTCGCCTGAAAGACCCCCCCAATGATTTCAACCTGCCACTCTGTTGAACATCCATCTGGTACTTGAAAAAATAAGCCCTCTCTCTTTTTGGTAACCCTCCAAATGTCAGGTTGCCGAATGCTGGTTGAAGACCACATTCGGCAACCTTTTTTTGTTGTTCAATGCTCACGTCTTGCTGTTTTCTAAAAAGCAAGGCACACTTGGGCAGTGTGAGACCATTTCCTACCTGGAAAAACCGGTCAATGCCTCAAGACGATTTTTTAGGGTTGCCACCAGAACTATTGGAACGACTGCACTTGGTGCCGGAGCTTCCACTCAACTACCTGAAGCGTACCAGCGAACTCGACGCATTGAAAAAGCTGGTGCTGGCGGGCAAGGATTCGTCCGTTGTGATCGCCGGGAAATCGCAGCCGGTCACTTCGCGGATTGGCCTCTACGGAATGGGAGGCATCGGCAAATCGGTGCTGGCAGCGGCGGTCGTTCGCGAACGCGACCTCCTGGAGCACTTCCCGGACGGGCATCCTCTGGTTGAACTGCGGGCTACAGCCTGAGTTGTCGGAATTTAGGGCAATGGGATAGGATACAGGGCAATCAGCACACTTATTTTCTCAGGAATCAATTGCCATGCCTCAGACAAATTGGAAGGAAATCAGAAATGCATTTTCGCCGTTTGATTCGATACCACCGGGTAAACTAGATAAGTGGTTTGTGACAAGGCCCGATAGCCGGGTTGAATTTTTGGCACGCCAGCTTTCATTGGAAGAACTCCCCGCTCGTCGCATTCTGGTTGGACAACCAGCCAGTGGCAAAAGTTCGGAGTTAACCAAACTGGCCTCTGAACTCAAACGACGCTACGACGCGATGGTGGTACGCTTTGACCTGAGTGATAACCTGGATGTTGAGCGAGCCAATCCGGTCGAAGTCATTTTCTTAATGGGCACGGCTATTTTCAAAGTTGCCATGGCTGAGATGCCTGTTGATTTGCGACCTGACAAAAGTTTGCTGGAAAAACTCAAAAAAGGGTTGGAAACCGTTGTCCATACCGAAAAAGAAAATAAGCAGTTTACGATTGACCTGGAAAAAATACTTTCGGGATTGATTGTGTTTGGTGGGTATGCACTGGCAGGGCCACCCGGCGGAGCTGCCACACTGGCTGCCAGCCCGTTCATTGAAAAACTCAACCCATTTCGGTTTGCATCTGGAACAAGCGTGGAACTGGTCAGGCAATTGAAAGTGGAGCCGAAAATCGAAGAGTTGCTTGGGTCGCTCAATGCCATTATTGACGATGTGCATTCGAAAACCGGTCGCCGCTTGATTTTGCTGGTGGATGGATTGGACAAGCTTCGTGATACGGATGTCATCAGCCTCAATTTCCTGGAAAAGAAATTTTTAAATGGGCCGAAATGTAATGTGGTTTATACGGGACCGCTTGATTTGTACTATTCAACCAAATTTGGCGGAGTTCGCTCCCTGTTTGAGATGGTTCCCTTCACCCACGTCAAACTTTATGATCCTGTCGCCCAAAATACTTCAACTCAGGGGTATGACTTTATGCGCGACGTTGCCCGTCGCCGGATGATATCTCTCAATTTGACCCCCGATGATGTGATCAAATCTGATGCGCTTGATTTGCTTATTCAAGGAAGCGGCGGGGTCATGCGTGATTTTATTCGACTGGTAAAGGCAGCGGCTCTGTATGCAGATATCAGCAATAAAAATCAAATTGAAGTTCCGGAAGCAACTGATGCGTTGAATGAACTTCGCCGGCAACTGAAAGCGCAACTCACACCGGAATTTGACACTGTTCTGGAACAAGTGAAAATCAGTAGGAAGCGAATTGATGGTGAACAATGTGATTTGTTGCTGCGAAACGATATTGTTTTGAGTTATTTCAACAAAGATGTCTGGTTTGACAAACATGCGGCGTTGACTGACCAACCCTGGTAACAACTGGCGAGCTACGATGACTCCTGATGTACCCGTGCGGGCACCTGAAACTCAACTCAAGATGATGGCGCTCCAGTTGCGCACAGATAGTCCCAGTCTGCTTTTTGTAACAACGCCTGATTCCCAGGCTGAAACGAGTCTTGTCAATGAGCTTCGCACCTGGCTTGGCCAGGGAGTCACGATTGTAGAAGCGACTCTGAGTCCTGAACCCATCGAGCACCTGAGTATTTCCCGATATCTGACAGCTCTCCCAAAATCATCAGGCCAGGCGGTGTTATTTGTTTTTGGATTGGATGATCTTTCGGAACCTTCCCGAACCATTGCCATCAACGCGATGAATAAAGGCCGTGACCAGTTACGGTGGAGTGACTATTCGGTCGTGGTTTGGGTCCGTCCTGGCACTCCGCCTGAAATCGGAAACCGTGCCCCAGATTTCTACTCCTGGCGAAGTGACGTCTTTGATTTCGAGGTTCCAAAAGATGATGCCGAACGACAAAAATATCTGTCCCGGCTTCGGTTGTTTGCGCCGACTTCATTGGATGAACTACGGCAGCACTATTGTGAATATGTCGTACAAACGTACCGTTGGCTTGATTTCCGAGGGCTATTGCAAGTGCGCAATGTGGTTCGGCTACCGCTTGAGGACGTGTTTGTTCCACCAAAATTGATTGTGCCTGATATGTGGAGAAAAGACGATCAGCTTTTCAAAGGTCAAGATTTTCTTAAAACACATTCTGAAGAATCCCCCAATCCTCCAGTTCCAGTTGAGAATGCTGTCAGCCTTAAAGATGCGCTACGCTCACAGTTACGATTTGTGGTGTTAGGTGACCCTGGCGCAGGGAAATCCACACTGTTGCGGTTTCTGGCTCTGGTTTTTGCCCAGGGAAAAGAACAGGTTCAAAAAGTGTTTGGACTTGATGAGGCAAGATTGCCAATTTTGGTTCCGTTGTCCGTATTTGCTGAAAAACGCAAAACCCAACCTGAATATCAACTGGTTGATTTCTTCTCGCAGTATTTCAAAGAGCAAACATTGCCGGATTTTTCAGCCTTGTTTCAGGATGCTTTGCAAAGTGGTCAGGTGATTGTCTTGCTGGATGGGCTGGATAAAATGTCGGCACCATCTGAAAGGGCCGATTGTGTGCAGGCCATTACCGAATTTTCCAGGATTTATCCAACTGCACAAATCATTGTAACTAACCGGGTTGCAGGATATGTTTTTGATATGTCGTCTGCCTCATTTGAGACTTTTACTTTGGCTCCATTTGATCGGGATGATCTGAAACGTTTTACGGTCGCTTGGTCACAAGCACTTGAAGTCATTGGGGGAATTGAGCATGTGTTAGGACCTGGAGCAGCCATTGGGGGAATTATTGGGCATATGTCAGCAGATGCTGCAACTCAGCGGAGGGTGGAGTTACGTGCGAAAAATCTCTTTTCAGCCATAACCGAACATCCTGGAGTCAAGCAACTGGCTACCAATCCGCTTCTGTTGACGCTCCTCGCATTGATATATCATCAGGGCACCCGGCTCCTGAACAATCAGATTGAACTTTATCGCCTTTGTATTGAAGTTCTAACTGAGACATGGAATTTGGCTCGAAGTTTAACCGGGAGCCCAATTGATCTCTACCTTGGCGAACGACGACTGACTGAACAGTTTGTCGTGCGAATGCTGGCACCGGTCGCCTATTGGATGCACCAGCATAAGCCCGGCGGGGTGATTGACCGCCAGGAATTAGAAACATTGATTGCTCGAAACTTTGAAGAAGAAGGGAAATCGAAGGGAGAATCCCTGGTTCTTGCCCGTGATATTGTGAGGGTGGTCCAGGAACAACCCGGTTTGCTTCTTGAACGTGCGCCAGATCAGTTTAGCTTTAACCATCTTTCTTTTCAGGAATTTTTTGCTGCTCTTGCAATAAGTAGAAAAACAGAGACCGAGATTTTTAATTTTGTTTGCCAATTTGTACAAAACCCTCGGTACTTTGAAGTATTGAAATTTCTTGTTAGCATTCTTCCTTTTCCTGAGCAAGAGGTAATTCTAAAATATATTGAAGAAAACAACCTTTATTTGCTAAATCAGTGCCTTAGAGCGGGCGGCGATGAAATTAGTAACGTTTCTGGAGGAGTGGAGCCAATTGATGAGTTTCGTGACCTCCATCGTTTTCGTGAAAGTTATTTGAGAATTATTAATACTCATTTCAGGTCAGTCAAAGGCATTTTTAAACCTTGGAATGTATTAGGAGATGCATATGCGGAAGTACAAGGTGTCCAAATCTCAGAATTTGAAGCTGTGCTTTATGGAGCAATAGTTGGTAAAACACCAATAGCATCAATGTATTATA is a genomic window containing:
- a CDS encoding NACHT domain-containing protein, whose translation is MTPDVPVRAPETQLKMMALQLRTDSPSLLFVTTPDSQAETSLVNELRTWLGQGVTIVEATLSPEPIEHLSISRYLTALPKSSGQAVLFVFGLDDLSEPSRTIAINAMNKGRDQLRWSDYSVVVWVRPGTPPEIGNRAPDFYSWRSDVFDFEVPKDDAERQKYLSRLRLFAPTSLDELRQHYCEYVVQTYRWLDFRGLLQVRNVVRLPLEDVFVPPKLIVPDMWRKDDQLFKGQDFLKTHSEESPNPPVPVENAVSLKDALRSQLRFVVLGDPGAGKSTLLRFLALVFAQGKEQVQKVFGLDEARLPILVPLSVFAEKRKTQPEYQLVDFFSQYFKEQTLPDFSALFQDALQSGQVIVLLDGLDKMSAPSERADCVQAITEFSRIYPTAQIIVTNRVAGYVFDMSSASFETFTLAPFDRDDLKRFTVAWSQALEVIGGIEHVLGPGAAIGGIIGHMSADAATQRRVELRAKNLFSAITEHPGVKQLATNPLLLTLLALIYHQGTRLLNNQIELYRLCIEVLTETWNLARSLTGSPIDLYLGERRLTEQFVVRMLAPVAYWMHQHKPGGVIDRQELETLIARNFEEEGKSKGESLVLARDIVRVVQEQPGLLLERAPDQFSFNHLSFQEFFAALAISRKTETEIFNFVCQFVQNPRYFEVLKFLVSILPFPEQEVILKYIEENNLYLLNQCLRAGGDEISNVSGGVEPIDEFRDLHRFRESYLRIINTHFRSVKGIFKPWNVLGDAYAEVQGVQISEFEAVLYGAIVGKTPIASMYYSWVPVEQSLKPTQFVIHKTPKELNEMREIGQLFYFEMCNVECSSPLWPHKKALNDIKKNLSEGLASRDFYMAEDHHLATEYLYHYFGSIKETVENLLKILDSYKRDNEFFFPEGDVDESSAKAYFFLLRFQQEGLHPLEFLLPQRDRDLADLAPGEPRNSWNLWTDKQVCLRVKHLYDAYQKSYRWMVEHAFPTLKDHLAFYRLGPVQFNIQVCIKRKALEHFKGLLSGGSVSIEWKPVATMAEASTSVELIQEEQLEKESDIRTTFSRLRTQLQAQGRNPDWISKGFWGRHFAIIDTVLEDNLLHKMVYEQLKNDLSKILGDF